A single window of Oreochromis aureus strain Israel breed Guangdong linkage group 7, ZZ_aureus, whole genome shotgun sequence DNA harbors:
- the calub gene encoding calumenin-B produces the protein MELRPLIMCFALCVVYATSKPTDKKDRVHHDEPLSNREHDDTENFDYDHEAFLGQEEAKTFDQLTPEESKERLGMLVERIDEDKDGYVTVEEMKKWIKHAQKRWIYDDVDRQWKSHDLNGDNVVSWEEYKNATYGYILDDPDPEDGFSYRQMMARDERRFKMADQDNDMKANKEEFTAFLHPEEYDHMKDIVVLETMEDIDKNGDGLIDLDEYIGDMYNQEGDTSEPEWVKTEREQFTEFRDKNKDGKMDKEETRDWILPSDYDHAEAEAKHLVYESDADKDGRLTKAEIVDKYDLFVGSQATDFGEALTRHDEF, from the exons ATGGAGCTGCGGCCACTCATCATgtgttttgctctctgtgtggTTTACGCCACCAGCAAACCCACAGACAAGAAGGACCGTGTGCACCACGATGAACCTCTCAGCAACCGAGAGCACGATGATACGGAGAACTTTGACTATGACCATGAAGCCTTTCTGGGACAGGAAGAGGCTAAGACCTTTGACCAGCTCACACCAGAAGAGAGCAAGGAGAGGCTCGG TATGTTGGTTGAGCGTATAGATGAGGATAAAGATGGTTACGTGACTGTTGAGGAAATGAAGAAGTGGATCAAGCACGCACAGAAGAGGTGGATCTATGATGATGTGGATCGACAGTGGAAGAGTCATGACCTCAACGGGGATAACGTGGTGTCCTGGGAGGAATACAAGAATGCCACTTATGGATACATTCTGG ATGATCCCGACCCTGAAGATGGCTTCAGCTACAGGCAGATGATGGCTCGTGATGAGAGGAGATTCAAAATGGCTGACCAGGACAATGACATGAAAGCTAACAAAGAGGAGTTTACAGCTTTCCTTCACCCTGAGGAGTATGACCACATGAAAGACATCGTAGTGCTG gaaaccATGGAAGACATTGACAAGAATGGCGATGGCTTAATTGACCTGGATGAGTACATAG GGGACATGTACAACCAGGAGGGAGACACCTCAGAACCTGAGTGGGTGAAGACTGAGAGGGAGCAATTTACTGAATTCAGAGACAAAAACAAGGACGGGAAGATGGACAAGGAGGAAACAAGAGACTGGATCCTGCCCAGTGACTATGACCATGCTGAGGCTGAGGCCAAGCATCTGGTCTATGAGTCTGATGCAGACAAA GATGGCCGTCTCACCAAAGCTGAAATTGTGGATAAGTATGACCTGTTTGTGGGCAGCCAGGCGACCGACTTCGGGGAGGCGCTGACTCGACACGATGAGTTCTAA